CAAGAAACCATCAAATCCATTAAGAAAAACTTTGGAGACAAATTAGCCATAATTACCGATGTATGTCTATGCCAGTACACATCGCACGGCCACTGTGGAATTATCCACGAAAATGAGATAAACAACGACAAATCTTTGGATATACTATCAAAGACTGCCTTAAGCCATGCAGACGCCGGTGCAGACATAGTAGCACCCTCTGCTATGATGGATGGTCAGGTAAAAGCGATAAGAGATATCCTTGATGACAATGGATTTAAGGATACATTAATAATGGGATATTCCGCCAAACAGGCATCATCTTTTTTTTCGCCATTTAGGGACGCAGCACACTCTCAACCTGAATTTGGAAATAGACAGTCATATCAAATGAGTTATCATAATTCAAGAGAAGCAAGTAGGGAAATTAAATCAGACGTAGAAGAAGGCGCAGATGTACTAATGATAAAACCAGCGATACCCAACTTGGATTTGATTTACTCTGCAAAGCAAAATACCCTTCATCCAATTGCAGCTTATAGTGTATCTGGAGAATATTCCATGATAAAGGCAGCTACATTGA
Above is a window of Candidatus Nitrosocosmicus arcticus DNA encoding:
- the hemB gene encoding porphobilinogen synthase produces the protein MRLRRLRRTAAIRELFQEIRLSPKDFVTPLFVQEGINKNLEIESMPGIFRYAPDKILEEIDNISTLGIKAIILFGIPLKKDLYGKNSFNHKGIVQETIKSIKKNFGDKLAIITDVCLCQYTSHGHCGIIHENEINNDKSLDILSKTALSHADAGADIVAPSAMMDGQVKAIRDILDDNGFKDTLIMGYSAKQASSFFSPFRDAAHSQPEFGNRQSYQMSYHNSREASREIKSDVEEGADVLMIKPAIPNLDLIYSAKQNTLHPIAAYSVSGEYSMIKAATLNNWMDENLAVTESLTAIKRAGANIIISYYAKKMAEILRNS